In Nonlabens agnitus, the DNA window AACAAGCTCAAAACAATCCTTATCCAGTAGAAAACCAAATCGCAATTATCTATGCAGGTTCTAAAAACTTGTTGAGAAATGTACCGATTGAAAAAGTAAAAGAATTTGAAAGAGATTATCTAGAACTTCTGAATGCTAAGCATAGAGGTACACTAGACACGCTTAAGGCAGGTAAGTTGACAGACGAGGTGATCGATACGTTGACTGCTGTGGCAAAGGATCTTTCTTCTCGTTACTAAGAATATAGATTTTAGAGTATAGACATCCATATTCTATACTCCATACTCTAACCTCATAAACTATGGCGAATCTTAAGGAAATACGTAATAGAATAACCTCAGTATCTTCAACGATGCAGATTACATCTGCTATGAAGATGGTGAGCGCAGCGAAGCTTAAGAAGGCACAAGATGCCATTACAGCGATGCGTCCTTATTCTGATAAGCTAACAGAGTTGCTTCAAAATCTGAGCGCTTCCATGGAAGGTGACGCTGGTAGCAAATATGCCGAACAGCGTGAAGTAAAAAGAGCATTAGTGGTAGCCATTACCTCTAACCGTGGTCTTGCAGGAGCATTTAACTCAAATATTATTAAGGAGTTAATCAGACTCAACAAGGAAGATTTGAAAGGTGTTGCGGTTTCTTACATGACTATTGGTAAAAAAGCCAATGACTTTGCCAAGAAAGGATCCAACATTCAATCCAACAAAAGTGATTTGTTTGACGACATTTCCTTTGATAAGGTTTCTGCCATCGCAGAAGAATTGATGGAGCTATTTGTTACTGGTGAGTTTGACAAAATTGTTTTGGTTTACAACAGTTTTAAAAACGCAGCCACACAGGTAGTCATGAGTGAGGATTTCCTGCCTTTAAAGCCTCTGGATCAAGTGGAAGGTGAAGCGCCAGCAAATGCGACAGAATACATCTATGAGCCATCTAAGGAAGAAATCATAGAGCAGCTGATTCCTAAGTCTTTGAAAATGCAATTGTACAAAGGTGTGCGTGATTCATGGGCAAGCGAGCACGGTGCTCGTATGACCGCCATGCACAAAGCAACCGACAACGCCACAGAATTGAGAGATCAATTGAAATTGACTTACAATAAAGCGCGTCAAGCAGCCATTACCAACGAGATTCTTGAAATCGTAGGTGGTGCGGAAGCCTTGAATAATTAAAATTTTCTTGTTATGCTGAACTCGATTCAGCATCTGAATAAGAAAACAAATCAGCTTATTGGATCTCCATAAAAACCTTCTAGGAACTCTAGAAGGTTTTTTTATGCTTTAAAACTTTTAGCGATTGGTTATCGCCCGTCAAATACGGCACCAACAAGCACAAAAAAAGAGGATTTATAATCGTAACATTTTGTGAGTTGATTATCTAAAAGGTAAATCATAAAACCTAACTGATGAAAACAACATCTTTATTCTGTTACTGTATCTTTTTACTTTGCCTGTATAGTAATGCACAAAATGATCCCATAAGAGTGACTGTTTCTGGCTCAGGTGATCCCATCCTTTTACTCTCTGGATTTGCAACTAATGGTGATGAGGCTTGGCAATCTACCACCGAATTGCTTACCAAAGATTACGAATGCCACATTGTAAACTATGCTGGATTTGCTGGAATGGAACCTGTAGCTTTTCCATGGTTGCCAAAAGTTATAACCGCGATTGAAGAGTACATCAAAAATAGAAACCTTAAAAAACCTATAGTTATAGGTCATAGTCTAGGAGGCACCATAGGTATCCATCTCGCTGCAAATAAAGAATTAGACATTTCAAAACTGATTATTGTGGATGCGTTGCCCGCTACGGGAGCCATGATGATGCCCGATTTCAAACCAGAACGCTTTCAATATGAAAGCCCATACAATGATCAAATGCTAGCTATGAATGAAAATGAGTTTACTCAAATGTCCCTAGGAATGGCTGCTGGGATGACCTCTAATGTTAACGGGCAAAAACAAATCGCAAACTGGATGCAAGCAACAGATCGCAAGACTTATGTGTATGGATATACAGATTACCTTAAGTTTGATGTGCGCGAAGACCTGAGAAATATTAGTATTCCAGTAACTATTCTGGGTGCGGGCAAGCCGTATGGAGTTGAAACAGCTAGAGCAAACTATACTAATCAATATCAGAACTTGCAGCAATATGACCTCAAGATGAATGAAGACAGCGCTCACTTTATCATGATGGACCAACCAGAATGGTTTCTGGAACAAATCCAGATTGCACTTAAATAATCGATCGTGACAGAAGCGGAATTCACCACTACCTACAACAATTTACACCCTAAAGTTTATCGGCTTTGTTTGGGCTATGTTACTGGTGACGAACAGATTGCTCGTGAACTTTGTCAACAAACATTCATCAACGTCTGGAACCACAGGAAGTCCTTTAAGGGCAACTCTAAAATAGATACCTATATCTATCGCATTGCCGTGAATTGTTGTTTAGGCCATCTAAAAAAGAAAAAGCCTACCAATATCGACATTCGCGATCAAACAAAAATGGTGGACGATAGTGTATTACCCGAAGAGAATCCCAAAACTATAGAGCAGCTTTACCGCTGCATTGATCAACTCAAACCTATTAACAAAACCGTCATCTTGATGGAATTGGAAGAAATACCACAAGATGAAATAGCGACCACTTTGGGCTATTCCCATGGATCTATTCGCACGCGACTGTCTAGAATTAGGGAAGCACTTTTAAAATGTATCACTCATGGAAAATAACATCATAGATAACATTTGGCAACGGCAGGATACCGGCGCAAATCCAGTCACACCTCAACAATTAATCAAGAAGGCCACAACACAACGACGTAAACAAAAAATAGGCGTTCTTGTGATGAGCCTGACGGTAGTGATTCTCACGGCATATACTGTCTGGCAGCTACCTAATCATTTCAATACATTCATCTTAGGATTATTCCTGATGATAGGTAGTCTCATCATTAGAATTTTGATTGAAGTAGCATCTCGCAATAGTAAAGTAACCAGGCTCTTAGAGTTGGATGGCAAGATGTACCTGCAGTATTTGAAGCGCTTTTACAAACGCAGGAAGCGCATTCATTTTATCATTACACCTATATGCTTTGCTGTTTATGTTTTAGGTTTGATCCAGTTGTTTCCCTATTTCAAAGCCGAATTCTCCAAGGGTTTCTATATCTATCTTATCGTTAGCGCCATCGTATCGCTGCTCGTTATTGGCTTCCTTATCACAAATCAAATCAAAAAAGAACTTGATTTTTTGAAATCATTGCAACCCGATTCCTTCTAAAATTATGGGATGATGAGAAGAAAAGGCTCGATGTGTAGTTCGCTTTCGCGAAAGCGAACTATTCAAACGATCTCACTTTCTTACCCAAAAAATAAGAAGTCATCAACATGAATAGTGCTACAACAGCGGTCCATTGCCCACCATCTGCAATGGTCAAATGGGCGATGGCTGCGAGTAGAATATCAAAGAATAATCCAGCATAAGCCCATTCAGTCAACGATCTGTTTTTTCTGAAAAGAATCACCAAAACAGCGGCAACCTTTGCAAAGGCTAATGGATAAATGACCCAAGTGGGAAAGCCCAGCTTCACAAACTCTGAAGAAACCTGAGCGTTTTCAAAAACATAAAATCCAGCGGAAGCTAATAGGATCAGGCTCACAAGTCCCGTGACGATCCAGTAGGCATATTTCATAACGGCAACCCTACTGGTACTTGCGCTCGATAAGCTCTAAAAACCGGTTCTCAAAACTCTCCTTGCCTTCCCAGTTATTATAGTCTGGCTTGATCATGGTATGGATAAAGTTTTGAGCCTGATCAAAATTGTCAATAGTATTCAACTGCGAGATCACTCTGTTGAAATCTTGGTTGTTCCCATTAAAAAGATGCTTTACAAAACCCATGCGATCGTTCACTCCTATCTTGAGTCCAGTGTTCAATTTTGAATTGAGGGATTGAGGCTTATCGCTTTCTTGCGCGGCAGACTTGCGCTCAAAAACCGGCATCGTTTGAAAATCAACGGTGAGCTGCTCGAGGTCGGTTTTGGAATGTGGACTAGGTTGTTTAGGCTTGGGCTCTACGGGCTCATCGCCTGGCATTTCAGTAACCATTTTGTTGATGGTCGCGATTCCCGGTAGGTCCATCTCTTCACGATCATCATCTTCTGGGACTTCTAGATCGTTCAAGCTGTTGGTAGTAAACGAGTCTCTGTAGCGGTTAGGTAGTTTGCCTGTAGCTCGATAATCTTCTTTTTCAGATGGGTCTGGTTGTGGTGTTTGTGGAGCGCTTTCTGGCATTTCTGTAACCATTTTACTTATGGTAGAAATTCCAGGCAGGTCCATTTCTTCACGAGTATCTTCTTCTGGAACAAAGAGGTCGCTCAAATCATTGGTAGAAAAGGTTTCGCGAGCTTGCTGTTGCGCTTCTTCCATGACTTGTTCCACATCGTCTGCCACATTTTTAACGTCTTGCTGTGCCTCTTCAAAGGCACGCTTGAGCTTGTCTTCTACCTCGCGGTTTCCTGCAGTAGGTTGTATGTCAGAAAAGTGCTTTTCAGTAAATACCAGCACTGTTAGTTTCTCGTATAATTCTTTGGCGATGGCTTGCAACTCCTCTACATTTTCCTTGTCTTTGATCTGTAGTACACGATGTGCGAGGCTGGTAAGGTCTGCCGCTATTTTCTTTTTCATATTGGGTTTCTATGCCGTGTGTTTCTTTGTATTTTTGGAATCAAGGCAGGAACGATACGGCATCCTGCTAGAGCCTGTAAATTACAAAATGTTTCTAGAAAATACAGTTAATCATGAGGAGCAATTCGGCTGGATCGAGGTGATTTGCGGCTCCATGTTTTCTGGAAAAACAGAAGAATTGATTCGCAGGTTAAAACGCGCCAAATTTGCCAATCAAAAAGTTGAAATCTTCAAGCCCGCTATAGACGTGCGGTATGATGAAAAAAAAGTGGTCTCTCACGATTCCAATGAGATTCATTCCACTCCAGTGCCCGCGGCAGCAAACATACCATTGCTCGCTACCGGCTGCCAGGTAGTAGGAATAGATGAGGCACAATTTTTTGATGACGAGATTGTCGCCGTTTGCAACAATCTGGCAAATCGAGGCATACGCGTGATTGTCGCCGGCCTGGATATGGATTTTAAAGGTAATCCCTTTGGCCCTATGCCAGCGCTTATGGCTACTGCAGAGTATGTGACTAAGGTCCATGCCGTTTGCACACGCACCGGTAATCTTGCTCAATATAGCTACCGCAAATCAAGTGACGAGAACGTTGTGGTTCTAGGTGAACATCAAGAATATGAACCCTTGAGCCGTGGCGCATATTACAAGGCCATGCTTTCTAGCAAGGTCAAGGATATTCCTGTCAAAGATGCACAGGAAATCAAAAACAAAACAGGATCCTAAATGGAATCAAAAGGCACCAGACTGGAAGTAGATCTGGCGGCGCTCGCCCATAATTTTCAGTATTTAAAATCAAAAATTCCGGCCGAAACTCTTTTTATGAGCGTGGTCAAGGCAAATGCCTATGGTCATGGTATCACAACCATTGCCCGTAAACTTCAGGATTTAGGGACCGATTATTTTGCGGTGGCTTATGTAGAAGAAGGTGTTGAGATGCGCGATGCCGGCATTACAAAACCTATTCTGGTGCTGCACGCGCAGGTACACACCTTGCAGCAATGCATCGATCGATGTCTGGAGCCCGTGATTTATAGCGTTGAGATGCTGGAAGCTTTTATCGCTTTCGCGAAAGCGAATTCCCAAAAATCCTATCCTATCCATTTAGAATTCAATACGGGACTTAATCGTATAGGAATAGATCCTGATGACCTTGACAGAGCGATTGCTATTGTCAAAGCTACCGATGCAATAAAAGTTTGCGGACTGCAATCCCATCTTGCCGCCAGTGAAGATTTGAGCGAGAAGGATTTTACCCTTAGACAAATCGAGACCTTTGAAAACCTATGCAACAAAGTAGAGGGTCAAATAGGCTATCAATGCCTGCGACATACCGATAATACTAGTGGTATTCTCAATTATAACCACTCACATTACAGCATGGTGCGTTCTGGGATAGGTCTCTATGGTTACGGGAATGACCTCAAGTTTGACGCTCACTTGAAACCAGTGGCTTCCCTTAAATCCAACATTTCCCAGATCAGACATATCAAAAAAGGAGAAAGCGTAAGTTACAATCGCAGCCACAAAGCTTCTCAGGACATGGACTATGCCGTTATCTCATTAGGCCACGGCGATGGTATCAACCGTATTTATGGTTATGGTAAATCCAGCATATTGGTCAATGGTAAATGGGCGCCTACTCTAGGAATTATTTGTATGGATATGTTCATGGTAGATGTCACTGGAATAGATTGTAAGACAGGTGACGAGGTCATTATTTTTGATCAAACGCATCCTGCAAGAGACATGGCAGAAAAAGCAGGAACAATATCCTACGAACTTTTAACAGGAATACAAAAACGAGTTCCTAGAATTTATTTAAACAGCTAATCGTCTGATTTTTAAATAAACTGATCGAAAGACCATTTTTTCCTATTCCCTTTGATTCTTAAATTCCTGTTAATCTAGTAAGTTTACCATCCAATATTTTAAATCTAACCATTATGCTTAAAGAGTTCAAAAAATTTATCATGACAGGAAATGTCATAGACCTAGCCGTTGCCGTATTGCTTGCTGGTGCGACAGCACTTGTCGTTAACGGATTTGTAAAACTTATCATGATGCCTATCGTTGGGCACTTTACGGGTGGAACTGACTTTTCAGAATTCAAAGTAGTCCTAAGTGAAGCTGTGGTAGCTGCAGATGGTACTATTGAGACGCCAGAAAATGCTATTCTTTATGGAGAATGGATCAATACAATCATCAACTTGATCATTGTAGGCTTTGTTTTATTTATGATCGTGAAGGCTTATAACAAAACCAAGAAGAAAGAAGAGCCCGCTCCTGAGGCACCAAAAGGTCCTACTCAAGAAGAATTGCTTATAGAAATAAGAGATGCCATCAAGGCGCAAAACTAATTCTGAAAATTGCTCAAAATTGATAAGCCGTTTCTATGATAGAAGCGGCTTTTTCTATTCTTAACTTTTGTAAGAGTTGGGTTTATAAATACTTGACGCTTACATTTGCTAACTTAAATTTTACGACAATGAAAATAGCTGTTGTGGGCGTTACCGGCATGGTAGGTCAAGTGATGCTCAAGGTTCTAGAAGAACGCAATCTTGAAATAACTGAATTGATTCCTGTAGCATCAGAGAAATCTGTAGGTACTGAAATTGTTTTTAAGGGCAAACCCTATAAGGTGGTGAGCATGCAGGATGCTATCGACATGAAACCAGCTATTGCATTATTTTCTGCTGGTGGTGGCGTGAGTCTAGAAAACGCTCCCAAATTTGCAGCAGTAGGTACGACCGTTATAGATAACTCCAGCGCATGGCGCATGGAAGCAGATAAGAAATTGGTTGTTCCTGAAATCAACGCAGACCAGCTTACCACAAACGACAAGATCATTGCAAACCCTAACTGTTCAACCATACAACTGGTAATGGCACTAGCGCCTTTGCACAAAAAGTACGGTATCAAAAGATTGGTGATTTCTACCTATCAGTCTATTACGGGTACAGGTGTCAAAGCCGTGGAACAATTGGAAAATGAATACACCAATACTAAAGGTGCCATGGCATATCCATACCAGATCCACAGGAATGCACTACCGCACTGTGATGTTTTTGAAGAAAACGGATATACCAAAGAAGAGCTCAAATTAGTACGAGAAACTCAAAAGATTCTAGACGATAAAACCATCGCCGTGACAGCAACTGCAGTAAGAATACCAGTAGTTGGTGGTCATTCAGAATCTGTAAATGTAGAATTTCATAACGACTTTACAGAATCTGAAGTACGCGCCATCCTCGCAGATACTGACGGTGTAACGGTACAGGACAATACAGATGTCAACTTATATCCTATGCCACTCATGGCACACGGGAAAGATGACGTTTTTGTGGGACGAATAAGACGAGACCATTCTGCGCCTAACGCGCTCAATATGTGGATCGTTGCAGATAACCTGAGAAAAGGTGCTGCTACCAATGCTGTGCAGATAGCCGAGTATTTGATCAAAAACGAACTGGTAAGCGCTTAATTGTGAGTGCCACCGCTGGATTTTCTCTACATTTATCGTTCTAGAGAAATCCTTATGAATAAATTTTTACTTGCATGCATTGCTGCTCTTTTCACTTGGAACCTGCAGGCACAGTTCTGGAGTGAAGTCGATTCTGACTTCCCAACAGAATCCACCGGTATTTCAAGATTTAGCATCGTTGATGAAAATGTGGCTTGGGGAATAGGCTACAACGGCATTAATCCAGAAAACAACATCCAGCAGTTCTCTAAAACTACAGATGCTGGTTCCACCTGGAACGCGGGTTCCATCGCCGTAGGAAATACCAATTTGGGAATAGGTGACATTGCTGCCATCGATGGCGAAACCGCTTTTATAGCGGTCTATCCCAGAATCGCTGGACAAAATGGTGGTGTCTGGAAAACGGAAGATGGCGGCGGTACCTGGGCTAAAATAAGCCAGACAGAGTTTACCTCTAATGGAAGTTTTCCCAATACGATCCATTTTTTTGATGCAGATAATGGGGTTGTCACTGGCGATCCTGTGAATGGCAATTGGGAGATTTACACCACTGCAGATGGTGGGTCGACGTTTACGCCAGTTCCAGCGGCCAATATTCCTGCGCCGCAAACTAATGAAACCGGATATCTGGCACAAAACACCGCCAGCGGCGACTCCATATGGTTTACGACGAGTACAGGTCGGATATTTCATTCCACAAACCGTGGTTTGAACTGGAATGTGTATCAGTCGCCCATTAGTGATTTTGGCGGCAGTGAAGTTTCTGGAGACATCAGTTTTGCAGATGCTTCTAAAGGAATTCTACAAACCAATGTCGCAATTTTATACAGTACGACAAATGCAGGCCAGACCTGGACACAGATAGTGACCAGCGGCACGGGAACACCTTACGGCGACAACATTGCTTACCTTCCATTCACTTCCTATATCGTGAGTGTAGGCTCTGATCCTAATTTTGCAGGTAGCTCCTACTCTGTTAACGATGGTGTGACTTGGGTGAATATTGACACTAAACAGCACGTGGACGTTGCCTTTTTGAATACTTCGGCAGGTTATAGTGGTGGTTTTACCAGTGATACAAATACGACTGGTGTTTTCAAATATGTTGGAGATGTACTTAGTGCTGGTGATGAGTTCGCTTTCGCGAAAGCGATATCCCTTTATCCCAATCCTACAAGAAATGAGCTTAACATCTCTGGTACAGACCGTGTTTTGAATCTGGAATTGTTTAATTTAAGCGGTCAAAGCCTCAAGGTATTCCAGCCTTCTCACAGTTTATCGCTGGAAGGTTTGCCTACAGGCTTATATCTATTGAAAATCACAACACCACTGGGAATGCAATCATTACCAGTGCTTAAAAATTAATTATGAGATTTAATAACATCTATATCGCGGCTTTGGGTTTTGTGGCCCTAGCAGCTTGTAAGCAGGAAAACAATGAAGAAACGGCTATGGCAATGACCTATCCCGAAACTAAGAAAGTGGATACGACTGATGTGTATTTTGGCAATGAGGTAGCAGATCCTTATCGCTGGTTGGAAGATGACCGTAGCGAGGAAACCGGTGAATGGGTCAAGGCACAAAACAAGGTCACACAGGATTATCTCTCACAAATTCCCTATCGCGACAAGATCAATAAGCGTCTTACTGAGTTGTGGAACTATGAGAAAATAGGCGCACCATTTATTGAAGGTGACTATGCCTATTATTACAAGAATGATGGTTTGCAAAACCAA includes these proteins:
- a CDS encoding T9SS type A sorting domain-containing protein codes for the protein MNKFLLACIAALFTWNLQAQFWSEVDSDFPTESTGISRFSIVDENVAWGIGYNGINPENNIQQFSKTTDAGSTWNAGSIAVGNTNLGIGDIAAIDGETAFIAVYPRIAGQNGGVWKTEDGGGTWAKISQTEFTSNGSFPNTIHFFDADNGVVTGDPVNGNWEIYTTADGGSTFTPVPAANIPAPQTNETGYLAQNTASGDSIWFTTSTGRIFHSTNRGLNWNVYQSPISDFGGSEVSGDISFADASKGILQTNVAILYSTTNAGQTWTQIVTSGTGTPYGDNIAYLPFTSYIVSVGSDPNFAGSSYSVNDGVTWVNIDTKQHVDVAFLNTSAGYSGGFTSDTNTTGVFKYVGDVLSAGDEFAFAKAISLYPNPTRNELNISGTDRVLNLELFNLSGQSLKVFQPSHSLSLEGLPTGLYLLKITTPLGMQSLPVLKN
- the alr gene encoding alanine racemase translates to MESKGTRLEVDLAALAHNFQYLKSKIPAETLFMSVVKANAYGHGITTIARKLQDLGTDYFAVAYVEEGVEMRDAGITKPILVLHAQVHTLQQCIDRCLEPVIYSVEMLEAFIAFAKANSQKSYPIHLEFNTGLNRIGIDPDDLDRAIAIVKATDAIKVCGLQSHLAASEDLSEKDFTLRQIETFENLCNKVEGQIGYQCLRHTDNTSGILNYNHSHYSMVRSGIGLYGYGNDLKFDAHLKPVASLKSNISQIRHIKKGESVSYNRSHKASQDMDYAVISLGHGDGINRIYGYGKSSILVNGKWAPTLGIICMDMFMVDVTGIDCKTGDEVIIFDQTHPARDMAEKAGTISYELLTGIQKRVPRIYLNS
- a CDS encoding RNA polymerase sigma factor, yielding MTEAEFTTTYNNLHPKVYRLCLGYVTGDEQIARELCQQTFINVWNHRKSFKGNSKIDTYIYRIAVNCCLGHLKKKKPTNIDIRDQTKMVDDSVLPEENPKTIEQLYRCIDQLKPINKTVILMELEEIPQDEIATTLGYSHGSIRTRLSRIREALLKCITHGK
- a CDS encoding aspartate-semialdehyde dehydrogenase codes for the protein MKIAVVGVTGMVGQVMLKVLEERNLEITELIPVASEKSVGTEIVFKGKPYKVVSMQDAIDMKPAIALFSAGGGVSLENAPKFAAVGTTVIDNSSAWRMEADKKLVVPEINADQLTTNDKIIANPNCSTIQLVMALAPLHKKYGIKRLVISTYQSITGTGVKAVEQLENEYTNTKGAMAYPYQIHRNALPHCDVFEENGYTKEELKLVRETQKILDDKTIAVTATAVRIPVVGGHSESVNVEFHNDFTESEVRAILADTDGVTVQDNTDVNLYPMPLMAHGKDDVFVGRIRRDHSAPNALNMWIVADNLRKGAATNAVQIAEYLIKNELVSA
- the atpG gene encoding ATP synthase F1 subunit gamma; protein product: MANLKEIRNRITSVSSTMQITSAMKMVSAAKLKKAQDAITAMRPYSDKLTELLQNLSASMEGDAGSKYAEQREVKRALVVAITSNRGLAGAFNSNIIKELIRLNKEDLKGVAVSYMTIGKKANDFAKKGSNIQSNKSDLFDDISFDKVSAIAEELMELFVTGEFDKIVLVYNSFKNAATQVVMSEDFLPLKPLDQVEGEAPANATEYIYEPSKEEIIEQLIPKSLKMQLYKGVRDSWASEHGARMTAMHKATDNATELRDQLKLTYNKARQAAITNEILEIVGGAEALNN
- a CDS encoding thymidine kinase; its protein translation is MFLENTVNHEEQFGWIEVICGSMFSGKTEELIRRLKRAKFANQKVEIFKPAIDVRYDEKKVVSHDSNEIHSTPVPAAANIPLLATGCQVVGIDEAQFFDDEIVAVCNNLANRGIRVIVAGLDMDFKGNPFGPMPALMATAEYVTKVHAVCTRTGNLAQYSYRKSSDENVVVLGEHQEYEPLSRGAYYKAMLSSKVKDIPVKDAQEIKNKTGS
- a CDS encoding DoxX family protein, with the translated sequence MKYAYWIVTGLVSLILLASAGFYVFENAQVSSEFVKLGFPTWVIYPLAFAKVAAVLVILFRKNRSLTEWAYAGLFFDILLAAIAHLTIADGGQWTAVVALFMLMTSYFLGKKVRSFE
- a CDS encoding alpha/beta fold hydrolase, whose product is MKTTSLFCYCIFLLCLYSNAQNDPIRVTVSGSGDPILLLSGFATNGDEAWQSTTELLTKDYECHIVNYAGFAGMEPVAFPWLPKVITAIEEYIKNRNLKKPIVIGHSLGGTIGIHLAANKELDISKLIIVDALPATGAMMMPDFKPERFQYESPYNDQMLAMNENEFTQMSLGMAAGMTSNVNGQKQIANWMQATDRKTYVYGYTDYLKFDVREDLRNISIPVTILGAGKPYGVETARANYTNQYQNLQQYDLKMNEDSAHFIMMDQPEWFLEQIQIALK
- the mscL gene encoding large conductance mechanosensitive channel protein MscL — its product is MLKEFKKFIMTGNVIDLAVAVLLAGATALVVNGFVKLIMMPIVGHFTGGTDFSEFKVVLSEAVVAADGTIETPENAILYGEWINTIINLIIVGFVLFMIVKAYNKTKKKEEPAPEAPKGPTQEELLIEIRDAIKAQN